Proteins encoded together in one Cuculus canorus isolate bCucCan1 chromosome W, bCucCan1.pri, whole genome shotgun sequence window:
- the LOC128850241 gene encoding LOW QUALITY PROTEIN: small glutamine-rich tetratricopeptide repeat-containing protein beta-like (The sequence of the model RefSeq protein was modified relative to this genomic sequence to represent the inferred CDS: substituted 1 base at 1 genomic stop codon), translating into MCGSXLETVFKINPEDTHLAPSQHLIEMFKIFFHKNDMLPLSDSLPEDVEKADQLKDEGNNHIKDENYDAAVDCYTRAIELDPNNAVYYCNRAAAQSKLNNYSEAIKDCERAIAIDPKYSKAYGRMGLALTSVNKYEEAVTSYQKALDLDPEIYSYKSNLKIAEQKLRDMSSPTGTGLSFYMASLINNPAFISMAASLMQNPQVQQLMSGIMSNAIDGPAVGVGGLSDLSSLILVGQQFAQQIQQQNPELTEQLRNYVRSRSFSGSTEQHS; encoded by the exons TGACTGGAGACTGTTTTTAAGATTAACCCGGAAGATACTCATCTTGCACCTTCACAGCATTTGATAGAAAtgttcaaaattttttttcacaag AATGATATGCTGCCTCTCTCAGATTCTTTACCAGAGGATGTTGAAAAGGCTGACCAACTGAAGGATGAAG gTAATAATCATATAAAAGATGAAAACTATGATGCTGCAGTGGATTGTTATACTAGGGCTATAGAACTGGATCCAAACAATGCAGTCTATTACTGCAACag GGCTGCTGCTCAAAGTAAGCTCAACAACTACAGTGAAGCAATAAAGGATTGTGAGAGAGCTATAGCAATAGATCCAAAGTACAGCAAAGCATATGGGAGAATGGG GTTGGCTCTGACTTCAGTGAATAAATATGAAGAAGCGGTTACAAGTTACCAAAAAGCACTGGATCTTGATCCAGAAATTTACTCTTATAAGTCAAATTTGAAAATAGCAGAACAGAAACTAAGAGACATGTCCAGTCCT aCCGGAACTGGACTGAGTTTTTACATGGCAAGCTTGATAAACAATCCTGCCTTCATTAGTATG GCAGCAAGCTTAATGCAGAATCCTCAAGTTCAACAATT GATGTCGGGGATAATGTCAAATGCCATTGATGGCCCTGCTGTGGGTGTTGGTGGCCTGTCAGATTTGTCTAGCCTGATACTTGT GGGGCAGCAGTTTGCACAACAGATACAGCAGCAGAATCCAGAGCTCACAGAGCAACTAAGAAATTATGTCCGGAGCAGATCTTTCAGTGGCAGTACTGAACAGCATTCTTGA